From Acidobacteriota bacterium, a single genomic window includes:
- a CDS encoding tetratricopeptide repeat protein, whose protein sequence is MIFRAPRKAVRRAAALAVALALPHPSLAAAPHRYLVLPFENVSAERSLNWIGEALALGVADRLELLGLHALTRSERLDSLEAAGVPDGKAVTLATTLKIVTAARADRFITGTFSFDPKSGVTVACRLFDAARAREVWDGARTGTLAGVFALTDPLVTEAAAGDADRAATTPPSALAAFADPPLPIYEALVRALLEAEPERRLAALSKALEMDRRSAPVRRSLALEQIGQGQLADALANLEAIPADSSPDGWRIHLLRARVLAAQGNLDGSTAALARSIAARDTAEAHTLSHFRRASPTGRRFACDSERWFAHSSRYRSPLSRPLH, encoded by the coding sequence GTGATCTTCCGCGCCCCGCGGAAGGCGGTCCGCCGCGCGGCGGCGCTCGCGGTCGCTCTTGCGCTCCCCCACCCCTCCCTCGCCGCGGCCCCTCACCGTTACCTCGTCCTCCCGTTCGAGAACGTCTCCGCCGAGAGGAGCCTCAACTGGATCGGGGAAGCGCTCGCCCTGGGCGTCGCCGACCGGCTCGAGCTCCTGGGCCTGCACGCCCTCACGCGATCGGAGAGGCTCGACTCGTTGGAGGCGGCCGGGGTGCCCGACGGGAAGGCCGTCACGCTCGCGACCACGCTCAAGATCGTGACGGCCGCGCGCGCCGATCGCTTCATCACGGGGACCTTCAGCTTCGATCCGAAGAGCGGCGTGACCGTCGCCTGCCGTCTCTTCGACGCCGCGCGCGCGAGAGAGGTCTGGGATGGGGCGCGGACCGGAACGCTGGCGGGGGTCTTCGCCCTCACCGATCCTCTCGTCACCGAGGCCGCGGCGGGCGACGCCGACCGCGCCGCGACGACCCCCCCCTCCGCTCTGGCCGCGTTCGCCGATCCGCCGCTGCCGATCTACGAGGCCCTGGTGCGCGCGCTCCTGGAGGCCGAGCCCGAACGGCGCCTCGCGGCGCTCTCGAAGGCCCTCGAGATGGATCGCCGCTCGGCGCCGGTGCGCCGGAGCCTCGCCCTCGAGCAGATCGGGCAGGGCCAGCTCGCCGACGCGCTGGCGAACCTCGAGGCGATCCCCGCCGACTCGAGCCCCGACGGGTGGCGCATCCACCTGCTGCGCGCGCGCGTCCTCGCCGCGCAGGGAAACCTGGACGGTTCGACCGCGGCCCTCGCCCGTTCCATCGCGGCGCGCGACACCGCGGAGGCCCACACCCTCAGCCACTTTCGGCGCGCGTCGCCGACGGGCAGGAGGTTCGCATGCGATTCCGAGCGATGGTTCGCGCATTCCTCACGCTATCGATCGCCGCTCTCTCGGCCGCTCCACTGA
- a CDS encoding TRAM domain-containing protein → MPVLLMRASLILACGVACAILSPFVIAALPGWANVAVNALTGLAAGALAALVEWRLRRARFIVLVGGLLGVVAGSGLGFLLLRFAGTGPGMRIGGVSLDLVRPVVLLVCAYAGGVVFGHKAATFQLSQLRQMLSEQPAAPTTSKLLDTSVIIDGRIADVAETGFLDGVLVVPQFVLRELQAVADSSDPLKRNRGRKGLDILQRIKKNPNVNVSVVETDFPEVKEVDQKLIELARRIGAKIITNDFNLNKVAQLSGIEVLNINELANSLKPVVLPGETMKVFIVKEGKEQDQGVAYLDDGTMVVVNAASKQVGKTVDVTVTSVVQTAAGKMFFGRCVAENDRSVVRRPQREKSAE, encoded by the coding sequence ATGCCGGTCCTGCTCATGCGCGCGTCGCTGATCCTGGCGTGCGGCGTCGCGTGCGCGATCCTCTCCCCGTTCGTCATCGCGGCGCTTCCCGGCTGGGCCAACGTCGCGGTCAACGCGCTGACGGGGCTGGCGGCGGGCGCCCTCGCCGCTCTCGTGGAGTGGCGCCTCCGCCGCGCCCGCTTCATCGTCCTCGTGGGCGGACTGCTCGGCGTCGTCGCGGGGAGCGGCCTCGGCTTTCTCCTGCTTCGCTTCGCCGGCACCGGGCCCGGGATGCGGATCGGCGGCGTGTCGCTGGATCTCGTGAGGCCGGTCGTCCTCCTCGTCTGCGCCTACGCCGGAGGGGTGGTCTTCGGCCACAAGGCCGCGACGTTCCAGCTCTCGCAGCTCCGTCAGATGCTCTCGGAGCAGCCGGCGGCGCCGACGACGAGCAAGCTCCTCGACACCAGCGTCATCATCGACGGCCGCATCGCGGACGTCGCCGAGACCGGATTCCTCGACGGCGTCCTGGTCGTCCCGCAGTTCGTCCTGCGGGAGCTCCAGGCCGTGGCCGATTCGTCCGACCCGCTCAAGCGCAACCGGGGGCGCAAGGGGCTCGACATCCTGCAGCGGATCAAGAAGAACCCGAACGTCAACGTCAGCGTCGTCGAGACCGATTTCCCCGAGGTCAAGGAGGTCGACCAGAAGCTCATCGAGCTCGCGCGCCGGATCGGGGCGAAGATCATCACGAACGACTTCAACCTCAACAAGGTCGCGCAGCTCTCCGGAATCGAAGTGCTCAACATCAACGAGCTCGCCAACTCGCTCAAGCCCGTCGTCCTCCCCGGCGAGACGATGAAGGTCTTCATCGTCAAGGAGGGGAAGGAGCAGGATCAGGGCGTCGCGTACCTCGACGACGGCACGATGGTCGTCGTCAACGCCGCCTCGAAACAGGTCGGGAAGACGGTGGACGTGACCGTGACCAGCGTGGTCCAGACCGCGGCGGGCAAGATGTTCTTCGGCCGGTGCGTCGCCGAAAACGATCGCTCCGTCGTGCGCCGCCCCCAGCGCGAGAAGTCGGCGGAGTGA